Proteins from a genomic interval of Brucella intermedia LMG 3301:
- a CDS encoding ABC transporter permease gives MNELMDILLSAGLWVSVLRIATPLIFGTLGALYCERAGVLNLGIEGIMTFGAMIGWLTVFNGADLWTGVAVAAASGALFGLLHAALTVPLGLSQHVVGLGITLFASSLSYFLFRLLVPLSSTPPSITPFQPLNPAWLAEVPFIGQVLGTQTALTWIAIPLALLLGYVLFRTPLGLAIRMTGENPHAAEAQGINPIRVRIFTIMFGSALMAVGGAFLTLSAFNSFFPTMMQGRGWVCIALVVFASWKPARALVGALLFALFDAFQLRLQTVYGKAVPYQLFLMIPYIMSIVALIVMARRARVPQALMQPYRRGER, from the coding sequence CGCATCGCAACACCGCTTATCTTCGGCACGCTCGGCGCGCTTTATTGCGAACGGGCGGGCGTACTCAATCTCGGCATTGAAGGCATCATGACCTTCGGCGCAATGATCGGCTGGCTGACCGTGTTCAACGGCGCCGACCTGTGGACCGGCGTGGCGGTTGCGGCAGCCTCCGGCGCACTGTTCGGCCTGCTTCATGCAGCCCTCACCGTGCCGCTCGGCCTCTCGCAGCATGTGGTGGGCCTCGGCATCACGCTGTTTGCATCGAGCCTCAGCTATTTCCTGTTCCGGCTTCTGGTCCCGCTGTCCTCGACACCGCCGTCCATCACGCCTTTCCAGCCGCTCAATCCGGCCTGGCTTGCAGAAGTCCCGTTCATCGGACAGGTGCTTGGCACGCAGACGGCGCTGACCTGGATCGCCATTCCGCTGGCGCTTCTGCTCGGTTACGTGCTTTTCCGCACGCCGCTCGGCCTTGCCATCCGCATGACCGGCGAAAACCCGCATGCAGCCGAAGCGCAGGGTATCAACCCGATCCGTGTGCGTATTTTCACGATCATGTTCGGCAGCGCGCTCATGGCAGTCGGCGGAGCATTTCTTACGCTCTCCGCCTTCAACTCGTTCTTCCCGACCATGATGCAGGGGCGCGGCTGGGTCTGCATCGCGCTTGTCGTCTTCGCCTCGTGGAAACCGGCGCGCGCGCTTGTCGGCGCGCTTTTGTTCGCACTGTTCGATGCATTCCAGCTTCGATTGCAGACAGTCTACGGCAAGGCCGTGCCCTACCAGCTCTTCCTGATGATCCCCTACATCATGTCGATCGTGGCGCTCATCGTCATGGCGCGGCGCGCTCGTGTTCCGCAGGCGCTGATGCAGCCCTATCGTCGCGGGGAACGGTAA